From Klebsiella electrica, the proteins below share one genomic window:
- a CDS encoding PTS sugar transporter subunit IIB, translated as MKKIMLCCSAGMSTSLLVKKMEAAAAAKNLDVEIKAFGVAEFDENMPNYHVVLLGPQIKYMQNNLSSKAAVHGIKVHPIEMLDYGMLRGDRVLDIALELAK; from the coding sequence ATGAAGAAGATCATGCTTTGCTGCTCTGCAGGTATGTCCACCAGTTTGCTTGTTAAAAAAATGGAAGCAGCTGCAGCAGCGAAGAACCTGGATGTCGAAATCAAGGCTTTTGGTGTTGCTGAATTTGATGAGAATATGCCCAACTACCATGTTGTACTGCTTGGACCACAAATCAAGTATATGCAGAATAATTTATCCTCCAAAGCGGCCGTTCATGGAATTAAAGTCCATCCTATTGAAATGCTGGATTATGGGATGCTGCGCGGAGATCGGGTGCTGGATATTGCATTAGAACTGGCTAAATGA
- a CDS encoding carbohydrate porin, producing the protein MKKNYLARSIMLCFGIMLSSQVTASEAIGFHGYIRAGSLFDARDNFSKAGYADEIDKNMGRLGAEVDNSWEGRLNKLWNLNDGKSVDIHLTIESKGDGLQTRAAPRETGISESYVELGGITPTGKVWGGLRYYDRENYVFTTDYFYTDYSGTGIGVKDLELGGGKWDLAYIVSNDTDHTERPDGSSAIMHTVHSSAKYGAWDFEIAAKQMPDNSFIGDDKKYATKGIEGTVIYSRDDFFTATGGFSKVIFQAGRGLGSGDLLGATLTNTSMYRKGSLYQKTLQDVNSGYKPYQTKVQEGDQSYRMFVWGGWYGANVHILPTFTYQYNDYEAGHHDSWYAASLRSVFPFNEFFSIQTEVGYADNKLVVNNMDQGSRSSKISFVPTFTVNTGMGPSPEIRLLATYVDRKYDVSWMDSRGDFLVGVQADMWW; encoded by the coding sequence ATGAAAAAGAACTACCTCGCACGTTCAATCATGCTCTGCTTTGGGATCATGCTTTCCTCGCAGGTAACGGCGAGTGAAGCCATCGGTTTCCACGGATATATAAGAGCCGGGTCCCTTTTTGATGCCAGAGATAACTTTAGCAAAGCGGGTTATGCTGATGAAATTGATAAAAACATGGGCCGTCTTGGGGCTGAAGTTGACAACAGCTGGGAGGGGCGACTGAATAAACTATGGAATTTAAATGATGGTAAATCTGTCGATATTCATCTGACAATCGAATCTAAAGGTGATGGATTACAAACCCGCGCGGCGCCGCGAGAAACGGGTATTTCTGAAAGTTATGTAGAACTCGGCGGCATCACCCCGACGGGGAAAGTATGGGGTGGACTGAGATACTACGATCGCGAAAACTATGTATTCACAACCGATTATTTCTATACCGATTACTCAGGCACGGGTATTGGGGTTAAAGACCTTGAATTGGGTGGTGGAAAATGGGATCTGGCTTACATCGTCAGTAATGATACTGACCATACTGAACGCCCGGACGGTAGTTCGGCGATCATGCACACTGTGCACTCCAGCGCAAAATATGGCGCATGGGATTTTGAGATCGCCGCTAAACAGATGCCAGATAACTCATTCATTGGTGATGATAAAAAGTATGCAACTAAAGGCATAGAAGGAACAGTCATCTATTCCCGGGATGATTTCTTTACAGCTACGGGTGGTTTTTCAAAAGTTATTTTTCAGGCAGGTCGTGGACTAGGTTCCGGAGATCTATTGGGAGCGACCTTAACGAATACATCGATGTATCGTAAAGGCTCTCTCTACCAGAAAACATTGCAAGACGTAAATAGTGGCTACAAACCATATCAAACAAAGGTCCAGGAGGGCGACCAATCGTATCGCATGTTTGTATGGGGGGGATGGTATGGCGCGAATGTCCATATTTTACCAACCTTCACCTATCAATATAATGATTATGAAGCGGGCCACCATGACTCATGGTATGCAGCATCATTACGCTCTGTTTTCCCATTCAATGAGTTCTTCTCAATACAGACAGAAGTTGGCTATGCCGATAATAAACTTGTCGTGAACAATATGGACCAGGGCAGCCGCTCCAGTAAAATTAGTTTTGTTCCGACATTCACCGTAAATACGGGAATGGGGCCATCCCCGGAAATTCGACTGCTCGCGACTTATGTTGACCGTAAATACGATGTGAGCTGGATGGACAGTCGCGGCGACTTCCTCGTCGGTGTCCAGGCCGATATGTGGTGGTAA
- a CDS encoding MalM family protein → MKNKKSSLNLSLLLISLMVTGCNSFVASTSGMNAHSFQEQVAIDRNALEAKTAIDKLSNINYIPVQGYSVIAQINENSQVFSFNSEKSYVAAYSVEGKQAGRSVKLSSPLDFSVFIPSVMILDENFNVINVIKSSHFPYSEDSFGANLYKGSFSLPDGYTKLYLLIFTTTKDASGSTVVNNELLQNSMRYDRVSDVGKFSKLAVPHSTTGRIKLELIKSADERYAPDEIPARTPVCLQNTPRPVAGISAQQYYEMIRKSLSFKDYEQAIGYVREAECSGFTKARDVFFSVIEDNERKNL, encoded by the coding sequence ATGAAAAATAAAAAATCTTCGCTAAATCTGTCTCTATTACTCATCAGCCTGATGGTGACTGGCTGTAATTCATTTGTAGCATCGACATCAGGTATGAATGCTCATTCATTTCAGGAACAGGTCGCCATCGACCGAAATGCTCTTGAGGCAAAGACTGCTATCGATAAACTCAGTAATATCAATTATATCCCTGTCCAGGGCTATAGTGTCATAGCCCAAATCAATGAAAACAGCCAGGTTTTTTCTTTTAACTCAGAGAAAAGTTATGTTGCGGCCTATTCTGTCGAAGGCAAACAGGCAGGTCGCTCTGTAAAACTAAGCTCGCCATTAGATTTTAGCGTGTTCATTCCATCGGTGATGATTTTAGATGAAAACTTTAACGTTATTAATGTAATAAAAAGTAGCCATTTCCCCTATAGCGAGGATTCATTCGGCGCCAACCTCTACAAAGGCTCATTCTCATTACCGGATGGTTATACAAAACTGTATTTGTTAATTTTTACAACCACGAAAGACGCTTCCGGAAGTACTGTTGTCAACAATGAATTGTTACAAAATAGCATGCGTTACGATCGGGTTTCAGATGTTGGTAAATTTTCTAAGCTCGCTGTCCCCCATTCAACCACGGGCCGGATAAAGCTTGAACTTATAAAAAGTGCTGATGAGCGTTATGCTCCTGACGAAATCCCGGCAAGGACGCCTGTTTGTCTGCAAAATACACCCAGACCTGTTGCCGGTATTAGCGCGCAACAATATTATGAAATGATACGAAAATCTTTATCTTTCAAAGACTATGAACAAGCGATCGGCTATGTTCGTGAAGCTGAATGTTCCGGATTTACAAAAGCCAGAGATGTTTTCTTTTCTGTGATTGAGGATAATGAAAGGAAAAATTTATAG